From the genome of Xiphophorus couchianus chromosome 6, X_couchianus-1.0, whole genome shotgun sequence, one region includes:
- the ly97.3 gene encoding CD59 glycoprotein encodes MKLLILALALILLFTAGGALDCHRCIPSRAGGTCQTSVETCKPNKNACIAARFLRQPFGHFQRCIAYSDCKMLEANAYIDVKCCTEDMCNTAKI; translated from the exons ATGAAGTTGTTGATTCTGGCGTTAGCCCTCATCCTGCTGTTTACAGCTG GCGGAGCTCTGGACTGCCATCGCTGCATCCCAAGTCGGGCCGGAGGAACCTGTCAGACCTCCGTTGAGACTTGTAAACCAAATAAGAATGCTTGTATTGCTGCCAGATTCCTCCGACAACCAT TTGGCCATTTTCAGAGGTGCATTGCCTACTCGGACTGCAAAATGCTTGAGGCGAACGCCTACATAGATGTAAAGTGCTGCACCGAAGACATGTGCAATACCGctaaaatttga
- the LOC114146823 gene encoding gamma-crystallin N-A-like, protein MSQYSGKIVLYEGKCFTGRKLELSSDCDNFQDRGFMNRVNSVRVESGAFVCFDHPDFKGQQYILEHGEYPEFQRWNAHNDHMGSCRPIKMHGEHYRLEMFEGDNFAGQCVELCDDCPFLQARGLTKNCVNSMKVYGDGAWVLYEEPNYRGRMYIVERGNFCSHKEWQAENPTIQSVRRVANYF, encoded by the exons ATGTCTCAGTACTCAGGAAAG ATTGTGCTCTACGAGGGCAAATGCTTCACCGGCAGGAAGCTGGAACTCAGCAGTGACTGCGACAACTTTCAGGACCGAGGTTTTATGAACAGGGTCAACTCTGTCCGTGTGGAAAGCGGTGCCTTCGTCTGTTTCGACCATCCTGACTTCAAGGGCCAGCAGTACATTCTGGAGCATGGAGAGTACCCTGAATTCCAGCGCTGGAATGCTCATAATGATCACATGGGCTCATGCCGACCAATCAAGATG CACGGAGAGCACTACAGATTGGAGATGTTCGAGGGAGACAACTTTGCCGGCCAGTGTGTGGAGCTGTGTGATGACTGTCCGTTTCTGCAAGCGCGAGGTCTGACCAAGAACTGTGTCAACTCCATGAAGGTTTATGGAGATGGAGC CTGGGTGTTGTATGAGGAGCCAAACTATCGTGGCCGCATGTACATCGTGGAAAGAGGAAACTTCTGCAGCCATAAGGAGTGGCAAGCAGAGAATCCCACTATCCAGTCTGTTCGCAGGGTGGCAAACTACTTCTAA